A region of Roseobacter litoralis Och 149 DNA encodes the following proteins:
- a CDS encoding tyrosine-type recombinase/integrase: MAKFETNLTSRPAIAKIKNPKSETDFYSHQGDALKGLRLAVGTRSKSWIMTKRVGGKVRSMKLGNWPDVVNGEKAMEIARDKIVELETGTDAQSTNVATLHDAFESHLSQSDAKGATIENYRLQVRNHLDVLFSLPIEKITLPMLEAAIADKGVSQALHLAQIIKMAFRRASTVRRCFDVSASLKVKGAKKYKPSNKVKFDASEQWPAIDLIFECNSLVHRTAWLLMLFTGFRSLNARTLMWDQVDLEKKTIELTAMKNGLDRTFPISDVICAALARLPHRKGFVFPADTPRSHTGHIGQLDARTRGIEMFEGNERPKKALRQHDCRRLFTTAARRARLPEYVIDELRGDTPKKVQDIYDQGSANHGDVNLIAERICAECGVTPCFVLDRIEGSS; this comes from the coding sequence ATGGCGAAATTTGAAACGAACCTGACGAGCCGCCCGGCTATTGCGAAAATCAAGAACCCGAAGTCCGAAACCGATTTTTACTCACATCAGGGCGACGCGCTGAAAGGGCTTCGCCTTGCTGTTGGTACACGGTCGAAGTCATGGATCATGACCAAGCGGGTAGGCGGCAAGGTACGCTCTATGAAGCTTGGTAATTGGCCAGATGTGGTGAACGGCGAGAAGGCAATGGAGATTGCCCGCGACAAGATCGTTGAACTTGAGACAGGCACCGACGCCCAATCAACAAACGTCGCCACCCTGCATGATGCCTTCGAGTCCCATCTCTCTCAGTCGGATGCAAAAGGGGCGACGATTGAAAACTATCGCCTGCAAGTCAGAAATCATCTGGACGTTCTGTTTTCGCTACCGATTGAAAAGATCACGTTGCCGATGCTGGAAGCAGCTATTGCCGACAAAGGTGTGTCGCAGGCGTTGCATTTGGCGCAGATTATTAAAATGGCGTTTAGGCGCGCATCCACTGTCAGGCGGTGTTTTGATGTGTCGGCCAGCCTCAAAGTAAAGGGCGCGAAAAAGTACAAGCCCTCGAACAAGGTCAAGTTTGATGCGTCAGAGCAGTGGCCCGCCATAGATCTGATTTTTGAGTGTAACAGCCTCGTCCATCGCACGGCATGGCTGCTGATGTTGTTTACGGGGTTTCGGTCACTGAATGCGCGCACTTTGATGTGGGATCAGGTCGATCTCGAAAAGAAGACGATTGAACTGACCGCAATGAAGAACGGTCTCGACCGGACGTTCCCGATCTCAGACGTAATATGTGCGGCGCTGGCGCGCCTTCCGCATCGTAAGGGGTTTGTGTTCCCCGCTGATACGCCAAGGTCACATACGGGTCACATCGGCCAGCTTGATGCACGCACGCGCGGCATCGAGATGTTTGAGGGTAATGAACGCCCGAAGAAGGCATTGCGGCAACACGATTGCCGCCGCTTATTCACGACGGCGGCGAGGAGGGCGCGTCTGCCCGAATATGTAATCGACGAACTGCGGGGTGATACGCCCAAGAAGGTTCAAGACATCTATGATCAAGGCTCAGCCAACCACGGCGACGTAAACCTGATTGCCGAACGCATCTGCGCCGAATGTGGAGTAACACCTTGTTTCGTACTTGATCGGATCGAAGGCAGCTCTTAG
- a CDS encoding helix-turn-helix transcriptional regulator, whose product MTDIELSEEIRALRETVDQMAEQLARVEPNEKLMTTPECAEFLGVGKDVMFEWRKNGEGPPYLHMTARTIRYDRDDVLAWARSHRVN is encoded by the coding sequence ATGACTGATATCGAACTCTCAGAAGAAATCCGTGCTCTGCGCGAAACCGTCGACCAGATGGCCGAACAGCTGGCCCGTGTTGAACCAAATGAAAAACTGATGACCACTCCTGAGTGCGCCGAATTTCTTGGCGTTGGTAAGGACGTAATGTTCGAATGGCGCAAGAACGGCGAGGGGCCCCCATACCTCCACATGACGGCTCGCACTATTCGGTATGACCGTGACGACGTGCTCGCTTGGGCACGTTCGCACCGCGTAAACTGA
- a CDS encoding calcium-binding protein, translated as MAISYFGSNYNVVASTVTFTPKDSQFGPGAGGDPIEPMFFGIGGDELRTTPFSVGGPVVMDLPFLGETEVLTARLFGELGARMGLEITAGLEKGADDPDDPDLITPGQIAAVLPYDLVVAYPTLAADAASGDLVDLFFDTTFNPGASAETGFQTRFPSLIFEMNLINELDVVLGAEVGILGSNTTFTPVDFNASTSIPLISVDTARTDDEGDADPLNVLGIGTQTIISLLGLDPIENENGEFAGISVPLNAFFNTTLPEDRAGGTTDVTGEQPEGRVPERPEIDIGRIELFVPNINVTSKEVDGVYVADPDKRVVNGVVQDDATGQGNKDDLAALVLDLDGLTTLATGGAFPPLELGWELFNSNNGETEEDASPFELAIDFYYNLLDVELRAAFPLAQEFELTPEIATKVSFFETTPEGEKGDAVAVQVAQTKKQLLFDASGSFTSDAVAQRLSELAAQSTQVARDIELFVDLERAIPGAFTGDVGGVSGVLGISRDGGPFQPLDALGDAPIVESAPQLGENQNVDLDLTGIEFGYIISSQINGPETTEVIPLDFNPDDTVFRFVEVEAPAGLTETDFFTDLSALNVIYGGEQIFVEVETEARPIIRSTTGLEFDLSLLLSGLEFEAGFNASVDLGPFSVGVGLDLGVGPLFDETIPLFDADLITLFDETFSITDSKTTTFLLGGDEAEGELAPGAIVGTEEDDNLTPEEFGDLDLVAIVAARQQAADAQVVIDETEPLIGPASAAVPPAQAAVIQANSLSAVLDAQFAQIQALFNIGAVSESVLIEARAARDQARADLSAAEATLAALEAERDSLIQTLNQANAELAEAELILANAGNPELRGTAQADVIIGLGGDDRLLGLEGDDTLFPGEGADSVDGGAGVDLVDFSDLIGAVLTTGYDGLLPSGVRAGVDVTLDGGTETAAEINSDATAGPVTEVSNVERWRLTDFADVLRMEDIAFGALDNLRDVSLLGGNDVVVTSSLGGRTIDAPQLTIDLGEGDDRFTVTGSGGLADLAPGMTIFGGEGVDTIGVAGNVDLQVSTGPLGVTFTGFENVIRLDSGAGTLAGDDGANRLQDSTGDGVLIGRGGADMLLGGAGNDVLIGGLGADVLDGGAGTDTVSYADSTTSIFIREVPGAQMLGFRGEAQGDVLIDIERIEGSAFNDLFRGGDRSMTIEGGDGDDRIVAGAGNDTIRGGDGDDLLLRAEEGQVSGANVFDGGNGFDLLGGFEGGERFVTGSVSGTVRFVDRDPRGLLPFQDNNVDRTGTFTYSAPVEQFLRVRMADGVAQMVEEDINSNAIFTSVSVNGRYNYTEFGVLNFPTDWRNVNIQTFEQFGFTRSALLASSNDFVDGTGRDSLNTFIADAVSGLSSSEIVSSFYSSDIRSIGSLSSSERILSTDTFSNVEGVIGTTRDDELFGAGADEAFYGNGGDDYIEAAAGDDILGFGEGQALRDLTDPPGDTAVPSFGRSGGTNAPQNNPTILERLRTLDPDDRVASAAPVTVTGDVDGAGNTRVDWGSFLWGGDGIDTLDLRFDRGLSFLPSDGPAARAIVDLDVAPTNTTINTFTGERVVYGTAVFTNPGEDASARGSYVNATLYGIENVLGTANDDIISGDARDNRIEGGGGADTMDGRGGMDTASYALASEGVELNLVRDGAGVRLENSGGGTGDAAGDTAVGFERFEGSDFADTVTLTGPVATGNATLSFDVAHFFPEVTVPGGFPGNDETFPAETRVFTETVPVYDRLLTSAIPLVTVSLGDGDDVLTAGAGMPVVADMGDGADTVHLTGVVHDIDLGAGDDMVSVAALPDGALTGRSAAQRTTFIDGGNGVDTVSFASDAFVSLQSDGAGRAIVTVAAEPVAIETTAFINSRTFTDFIFPFTSVQRTSDPIGEIDITGQASFTAALDAIDASPAIYDLTNVEFIEIDGARIRLNAADPVVDADTTLTITEDARDPFDLGIIVPAVERSAGATFRIEALPDTAQIILPADVAAAGPVAVGDVLSADELAALQVIPGQLFGDAVDRLEFARVDPPEPEASRIATLPSVAPLDGVSLNITAPTSPDGDPLTVTITQAPDSGTLFIMRPDSGFLALGVTMPMPVAVTVGDTLTPEELAGLSYRPADNATGSVGAVAYEVDTGLGLRELSQTTGTDDAPVDRDGRAGQTITIEITPVDDAPKVARLLYPISPNGVLEATINAADAENDAFTLSVEQAPTLGALVLNPDGSFVYRQDAELDFAGADFLEDRFTVRATQDGSALASPAVTQVVRIVNPASQTAIVFDPTRVDVFFDDQGDPIALGGLGTDDTVIGHDGKDQLFGFGGNDRILGLEGDDMLSGGSGNDRLNGGDGNDSIEGGTGDDVLFGKAGDDMLDGGEGDDELIGSDGDDEINGQAGDDLLRGGAGNDTIEGGEGDDTVFGGNDDDIINGGVGDDMLGGNGGNDTINGGSGDDMLIGGLDSDVLDGGDGADELRGGGGDDTLFGGDGDDVMFGSFNDDVLYGGAGNDVLNGNTQVDLLFGEAGNDILRGGDGFDTLDGGAGNDTLEGGNGKDILNGGSGQDILRGQAQNDTFVFANASDSAFGSADLIDGFDGVGIQGGDVIDLSLIDADFAASGNQGFVFLGALTTAQGLAAGAGALWVEDFGTQTRLYGLVDDDNTIDLAVRINDGAATRASDYLVGDFIV; from the coding sequence CTCGAACACGACCTTCACCCCGGTTGATTTCAATGCTTCCACGTCGATCCCGCTAATCTCCGTGGACACCGCGCGTACGGATGACGAGGGCGATGCAGACCCGCTGAACGTACTGGGCATCGGGACACAGACGATCATCAGCCTGCTGGGGCTCGACCCGATTGAGAACGAGAACGGCGAATTCGCGGGCATCTCGGTGCCGCTGAACGCCTTTTTCAATACGACATTGCCAGAAGACCGCGCCGGCGGCACGACGGATGTGACCGGTGAACAGCCCGAAGGCCGTGTGCCCGAACGGCCAGAGATCGACATCGGCCGCATTGAACTGTTCGTGCCCAACATTAATGTCACCTCCAAGGAGGTCGATGGCGTTTACGTGGCCGATCCCGATAAACGCGTGGTCAACGGCGTGGTGCAGGACGACGCGACAGGCCAGGGCAACAAAGATGATCTGGCCGCCCTCGTGCTCGATCTGGACGGGCTGACCACGCTTGCCACCGGTGGGGCTTTCCCGCCGCTCGAACTGGGCTGGGAGCTGTTCAACAGCAACAACGGTGAGACCGAAGAGGACGCCAGCCCCTTTGAGCTGGCCATTGATTTCTACTACAACCTGCTGGATGTGGAATTGCGGGCCGCGTTCCCGCTGGCGCAGGAGTTTGAACTGACCCCTGAAATCGCCACCAAAGTGTCTTTCTTTGAGACGACACCAGAGGGCGAAAAGGGCGATGCGGTCGCGGTACAAGTTGCGCAGACGAAAAAGCAGTTGCTGTTTGATGCGTCCGGTTCGTTCACAAGCGATGCGGTGGCACAGCGCCTGTCGGAACTGGCAGCGCAATCGACACAGGTGGCGCGCGACATTGAACTCTTTGTGGACCTTGAGCGTGCCATTCCGGGTGCTTTCACCGGGGATGTGGGCGGTGTGTCGGGCGTGTTGGGCATCAGCCGAGATGGCGGCCCATTCCAGCCGCTGGATGCCTTGGGCGATGCGCCGATCGTCGAATCTGCACCGCAGTTGGGTGAAAACCAGAACGTCGACCTCGATCTGACGGGCATAGAATTCGGCTATATCATCAGCAGCCAGATCAACGGGCCGGAAACGACCGAAGTCATCCCATTGGACTTCAACCCGGACGACACCGTCTTCCGCTTTGTGGAGGTTGAAGCCCCCGCCGGATTGACGGAAACCGACTTTTTTACCGATCTGTCGGCGCTGAATGTGATCTATGGCGGTGAGCAGATCTTTGTCGAGGTCGAGACCGAGGCGCGCCCGATTATCCGAAGCACCACGGGTCTGGAGTTTGACCTGTCGTTGCTGCTGTCGGGGCTGGAGTTTGAGGCAGGCTTCAACGCCAGTGTCGATCTTGGGCCGTTCTCGGTTGGTGTCGGTCTGGATCTGGGCGTTGGCCCCTTGTTTGACGAGACGATTCCGCTGTTTGATGCGGACCTGATCACGCTGTTCGACGAGACGTTCTCGATCACGGACAGCAAGACGACCACCTTCCTGCTGGGCGGGGATGAAGCGGAGGGCGAACTGGCGCCGGGCGCCATCGTTGGGACAGAAGAAGATGATAATCTGACACCGGAAGAATTTGGAGACCTTGACCTTGTGGCCATCGTCGCCGCGCGGCAGCAAGCCGCTGATGCTCAGGTTGTCATTGATGAAACAGAGCCGCTGATCGGCCCGGCGAGTGCTGCAGTGCCTCCGGCTCAAGCGGCGGTAATACAGGCGAATTCCTTATCAGCGGTGTTAGATGCACAATTCGCACAGATTCAAGCTCTTTTCAATATTGGCGCAGTTTCGGAATCCGTGTTAATTGAGGCTAGGGCGGCCCGGGATCAGGCGCGCGCTGATCTAAGCGCAGCCGAAGCAACGCTTGCCGCGCTTGAGGCTGAGCGCGACAGCCTAATACAGACACTCAATCAGGCAAATGCGGAGTTGGCGGAGGCTGAGTTGATACTCGCCAATGCGGGCAACCCGGAACTGCGCGGCACAGCGCAGGCGGATGTCATCATCGGTCTGGGCGGCGACGACAGGCTGCTGGGTCTGGAGGGCGACGACACGCTCTTCCCGGGTGAGGGCGCGGATAGTGTCGACGGGGGCGCAGGCGTTGATCTGGTAGATTTCAGTGATCTGATCGGCGCAGTCCTTACTACAGGCTACGACGGTCTTTTGCCGTCGGGCGTGCGCGCGGGTGTTGATGTGACGCTGGATGGCGGGACTGAGACCGCCGCCGAGATCAACAGCGACGCTACCGCAGGCCCGGTCACAGAGGTCAGCAACGTAGAGCGCTGGCGCCTGACCGATTTTGCTGACGTTTTGCGGATGGAAGACATCGCCTTTGGTGCTTTGGATAATCTGCGCGATGTGTCGCTGCTGGGTGGCAATGACGTTGTCGTGACGTCGTCACTTGGTGGGCGTACCATTGATGCGCCGCAACTCACCATCGATCTGGGGGAGGGTGACGACCGCTTCACAGTCACTGGCAGCGGCGGTCTGGCAGACCTTGCGCCGGGGATGACCATCTTTGGTGGGGAAGGTGTAGACACCATTGGAGTTGCCGGAAACGTCGACTTGCAGGTTTCGACTGGGCCGCTCGGGGTGACGTTTACCGGGTTCGAGAACGTCATACGGCTGGACAGCGGTGCGGGGACGCTGGCGGGCGACGACGGGGCCAACCGGCTGCAGGACAGTACTGGCGACGGCGTTCTGATCGGGCGTGGTGGCGCGGATATGTTGCTCGGCGGGGCGGGCAATGACGTTTTGATCGGCGGCTTGGGTGCGGATGTGCTAGACGGCGGGGCAGGGACCGACACTGTCAGCTACGCCGATAGCACAACCTCCATTTTCATCCGTGAGGTGCCCGGTGCGCAGATGCTGGGCTTTCGCGGCGAGGCGCAGGGCGATGTGCTGATCGACATTGAGCGCATCGAAGGATCTGCGTTCAACGATCTGTTCCGGGGCGGCGACCGCAGCATGACCATTGAAGGCGGCGACGGCGATGACCGCATTGTTGCAGGCGCCGGAAACGATACGATCCGTGGAGGTGACGGTGACGACCTGCTGTTGCGCGCCGAAGAGGGGCAGGTATCGGGTGCCAATGTTTTTGATGGCGGCAACGGCTTTGACTTGCTGGGCGGTTTCGAGGGCGGTGAGCGTTTTGTGACGGGCTCAGTCAGCGGCACGGTACGCTTCGTTGATCGCGACCCGCGCGGCTTGCTGCCTTTCCAAGACAACAACGTAGATCGGACCGGGACATTCACCTACAGCGCACCGGTAGAGCAGTTCCTGCGCGTGCGTATGGCCGATGGTGTGGCCCAGATGGTCGAGGAAGACATCAACAGCAACGCCATCTTCACAAGCGTCAGCGTCAACGGTCGGTATAATTACACCGAATTCGGCGTGCTTAACTTCCCGACGGATTGGCGCAATGTTAACATCCAGACCTTTGAGCAGTTTGGCTTCACGCGGTCGGCCTTGCTGGCGTCCAGCAACGATTTTGTAGACGGGACAGGCAGAGACTCACTGAATACTTTCATCGCTGACGCGGTCAGTGGCTTGTCGTCCAGTGAGATTGTCTCGAGCTTTTATTCCTCAGATATCCGGTCAATCGGCAGCCTGTCCTCAAGCGAAAGAATCCTGTCGACTGATACGTTCAGCAACGTCGAAGGCGTTATCGGGACCACGCGAGACGATGAACTCTTTGGCGCGGGCGCGGATGAGGCGTTCTACGGCAATGGTGGAGACGATTATATCGAGGCCGCAGCAGGTGATGACATTCTGGGCTTTGGCGAGGGCCAGGCCCTGCGAGACCTTACCGATCCACCCGGCGATACTGCCGTTCCTTCCTTTGGTCGTAGCGGCGGCACCAACGCACCGCAAAACAACCCAACTATTCTTGAACGCCTGCGCACGCTTGACCCAGATGACCGCGTGGCCAGCGCGGCGCCTGTGACTGTCACCGGCGATGTGGATGGCGCGGGCAACACCCGCGTCGATTGGGGGTCGTTCCTGTGGGGAGGAGATGGGATAGACACGCTGGACCTGCGCTTTGACAGGGGCCTGAGCTTTTTGCCGAGCGACGGCCCGGCAGCGCGCGCCATCGTCGATCTGGATGTGGCGCCGACCAATACCACCATTAACACCTTTACCGGGGAACGTGTCGTCTATGGCACGGCAGTCTTCACCAACCCGGGCGAAGACGCGAGCGCGCGTGGCTCTTATGTCAATGCAACGCTTTACGGCATTGAAAACGTGCTGGGCACCGCGAATGACGACATTATCAGCGGTGATGCGCGCGACAACCGGATCGAAGGCGGCGGCGGGGCCGATACGATGGACGGGCGTGGGGGCATGGATACGGCCAGCTATGCGCTGGCCTCCGAAGGCGTCGAACTGAACCTTGTGCGCGACGGCGCAGGCGTGCGACTGGAAAACAGCGGCGGCGGTACTGGCGATGCGGCAGGGGACACGGCGGTCGGTTTCGAACGCTTTGAAGGGTCAGACTTCGCTGACACGGTGACCCTGACAGGGCCGGTTGCGACAGGCAATGCAACCCTTTCATTTGACGTGGCGCATTTCTTTCCCGAGGTGACGGTACCGGGTGGTTTCCCGGGCAACGATGAAACATTTCCGGCAGAAACGCGGGTCTTTACCGAAACCGTTCCGGTGTATGACCGGCTACTGACATCTGCGATACCCTTGGTTACCGTCTCGCTGGGGGACGGCGACGATGTGTTGACAGCGGGCGCCGGAATGCCGGTCGTGGCCGATATGGGTGACGGAGCCGACACCGTACATCTGACCGGTGTTGTGCATGATATCGATCTGGGCGCGGGCGACGACATGGTGAGCGTCGCGGCACTTCCTGACGGAGCCCTGACCGGGCGCTCGGCAGCGCAGCGCACCACCTTCATCGACGGGGGCAACGGTGTTGACACGGTGAGCTTTGCGTCTGATGCGTTTGTGAGCCTGCAATCCGACGGCGCAGGCCGGGCTATTGTGACCGTGGCTGCGGAACCCGTTGCAATCGAGACGACTGCGTTCATCAACAGCCGCACGTTCACGGATTTCATCTTTCCATTCACCTCTGTCCAGCGGACCTCCGATCCAATTGGAGAGATCGACATAACCGGGCAGGCCAGCTTTACGGCGGCCTTGGATGCAATCGACGCATCCCCCGCCATTTACGATCTGACCAATGTCGAGTTCATCGAAATTGATGGCGCGCGCATTCGCCTGAACGCAGCAGACCCGGTGGTTGATGCCGATACCACGCTGACAATCACCGAGGACGCGCGCGATCCGTTTGATCTGGGCATCATAGTGCCCGCAGTCGAGCGCAGTGCCGGGGCCACGTTCCGGATCGAGGCGCTGCCCGATACTGCGCAGATCATACTGCCTGCTGATGTCGCCGCTGCCGGTCCGGTGGCTGTGGGCGATGTTCTGTCCGCCGATGAGCTGGCCGCATTGCAGGTTATCCCGGGTCAGCTTTTCGGAGATGCGGTTGATCGCTTGGAATTCGCCCGCGTCGATCCGCCGGAACCGGAAGCTTCGCGCATCGCAACCCTGCCAAGTGTTGCACCGCTGGACGGTGTGTCGCTGAACATCACGGCGCCCACCAGCCCGGATGGCGATCCGCTTACTGTGACGATCACCCAAGCGCCCGACAGCGGCACCCTGTTCATCATGCGGCCCGACTCGGGCTTTCTTGCGCTTGGGGTGACGATGCCCATGCCCGTTGCCGTGACGGTGGGCGACACGTTGACACCGGAAGAACTTGCCGGGCTGTCCTACCGACCTGCGGACAATGCGACAGGGTCCGTGGGGGCCGTGGCCTATGAGGTTGATACAGGTCTTGGTCTGCGTGAATTGAGCCAGACAACGGGGACCGACGACGCGCCTGTAGACCGTGATGGCCGCGCTGGGCAGACGATCACAATCGAAATCACACCGGTGGACGATGCGCCAAAAGTGGCGCGCTTGTTGTACCCGATTTCACCCAACGGTGTTCTGGAGGCCACTATCAACGCCGCAGACGCAGAGAATGACGCGTTTACGCTAAGTGTCGAACAGGCGCCGACGTTGGGCGCGCTGGTTCTGAATCCCGACGGTTCTTTTGTGTATCGTCAGGATGCGGAGCTGGATTTCGCAGGTGCAGATTTCCTTGAAGACAGGTTCACCGTGCGTGCAACGCAGGACGGCAGTGCCCTGGCATCACCTGCGGTCACGCAGGTTGTGCGCATTGTGAACCCAGCCAGCCAGACCGCCATTGTTTTCGATCCAACCCGGGTGGATGTCTTCTTTGACGATCAGGGCGACCCGATTGCATTGGGGGGCTTGGGCACCGACGATACGGTGATCGGCCATGATGGAAAAGACCAGCTGTTCGGCTTTGGGGGCAACGACCGTATTCTGGGCCTTGAGGGCGATGACATGCTGTCGGGTGGCTCTGGCAATGACAGGCTGAATGGCGGCGACGGCAACGACAGTATCGAAGGCGGAACCGGCGACGATGTCCTTTTCGGCAAAGCCGGGGATGACATGCTTGATGGCGGCGAGGGCGACGATGAACTGATCGGAAGCGATGGCGATGATGAGATCAACGGGCAGGCTGGCGACGATCTTCTGCGCGGTGGTGCCGGAAACGATACGATCGAGGGCGGCGAGGGCGACGATACGGTCTTTGGCGGTAACGACGATGATATCATCAACGGCGGGGTCGGTGACGATATGCTCGGCGGTAACGGCGGCAATGACACGATCAATGGTGGCAGCGGCGACGATATGCTGATCGGCGGTCTCGACAGCGACGTACTGGATGGCGGTGACGGTGCAGATGAACTGCGCGGCGGCGGGGGCGATGACACGCTCTTTGGCGGTGACGGCGACGACGTGATGTTTGGCTCGTTCAATGACGATGTGCTGTATGGCGGTGCGGGCAATGACGTGTTGAATGGCAACACTCAGGTCGACTTGCTGTTTGGCGAGGCGGGGAATGATATTCTGCGCGGCGGCGACGGTTTTGACACTCTTGATGGTGGCGCAGGCAACGACACGCTCGAAGGGGGCAATGGCAAGGACATTCTGAACGGTGGCAGTGGGCAGGACATCCTGCGCGGACAGGCCCAGAACGATACTTTCGTCTTTGCAAACGCCTCGGATTCTGCCTTTGGCAGTGCGGACCTGATCGACGGCTTTGATGGTGTCGGCATTCAGGGAGGCGATGTCATCGACCTGTCGTTGATTGATGCCGATTTCGCGGCCAGTGGAAATCAGGGTTTCGTGTTCCTTGGCGCTCTGACAACCGCACAGGGCCTCGCGGCAGGCGCTGGCGCGCTGTGGGTTGAGGATTTTGGCACTCAGACGCGGCTCTATGGTCTTGTGGACGATGACAATACCATTGATCTGGCGGTTCGGATCAATGACGGTGCTGCCACGAGAGCCAGTGATTATTTAGTGGGTGATTTTATTGTCTAA
- a CDS encoding helix-turn-helix domain-containing protein, translating into MSKSNRELINEALTLARLYWGYSQVEMAEALGMSQAMVSEIERGSKSVTLETLERYSEALGVKKSQLMFFAEEIEDDVPVRRGRLIIARKALDLLEKLKPSEHGCAQTPGP; encoded by the coding sequence ATGTCTAAGTCAAATCGCGAACTTATCAATGAAGCGCTGACCCTTGCCCGGTTGTATTGGGGTTATTCTCAAGTGGAGATGGCCGAAGCGCTCGGAATGTCGCAAGCGATGGTCTCTGAAATTGAGCGCGGATCTAAATCTGTGACTTTAGAGACCCTAGAACGCTATAGCGAAGCGCTCGGTGTCAAGAAATCCCAGCTTATGTTCTTTGCAGAGGAAATTGAAGATGACGTGCCGGTTCGTCGAGGCAGGTTAATTATTGCCCGAAAGGCGCTGGATCTTCTGGAGAAACTGAAACCTTCGGAGCATGGCTGTGCGCAAACGCCGGGTCCGTAA